Below is a window of Halolamina sp. CBA1230 DNA.
CCTGGATCTCGGGATCGACTTCGCGCTCAACCTCCCCGCGCTGACCGCGATGGTCGGGACGTTCCTCGGCCTGTTCGTCCTCCTGCGGATGGTGTTCGCGGGTCGCGCCCACGCGGGCCTGCCGTTGCTGAACGGCGGCGCCATCGGTGGTTACCTGCTCGGCTCGGTCGCTGCGGGTGTTCCGATTCTGACAGCGCTTGGACTGTGAGAGATTTCTAGAAATTGTTGAGTGGGCGCGAAACGCGAGCGCCTCCGTGCGCGAGCAAGCGCGAGGGACGACCGACTGAGCGAAGCGAAGGAGGGAGTCGGTTGGGGAGGCGTGTGGGCTGTACGGGCGGGTGGGACTGAAAGGGGCTGCCCGCTCGGCGAAGGCGGCCGAAGTAAGCACCGCAGGGAGCGAAGCGACCGAGGAGCACAGCGATGCCCCCGAGCCGAGCGGGCAGGGGCTTTCACGGTGTTGTTGACACCAATATCGACGCAAACATCGATCTACCGAACGAACAGAACGAACCCTACGAAGAATCCACGTACTCCTCGACGCCCTCCCGGACCATCACCGCCATCCCCGTAGAGAAGTCGAGTATCTCCGAGGCCGACAGCTCCGCCCGGCCCACGCCCAACAACTCCCCCCCCTCGTGGACTACCATCACCTCGTCGCCCGCCCGGATCTCCCCACCACACTCACCCACGAACTTCGCGAACGTGTTCTCCCCCTCCCGCACGAACGGTTCGGACTCGTCGCCGACGAACACGCGATAGGCCGGTGCGTCCAGATGATCGTGCAACCGCCGCCCGCCCGCGAAACCCAGCGTAAAGCGGCCGTCGGTGCCCATCGACGCCAGCCGGCCGTCCGGGGCGTGGATCTGGCTCGGCCGGCCGCCGGTGGAGTAGTCGATCTCCAGATGCGCTTCCGCGGGGAACAACGCCTCGCCGGCGCCGCGGCCGAACTGGTAGTCGGCCGTGGTCCGCAGGTCCGCACGCGAGGTCTTGGCCATAATCGAGTAGGCGGCGGCTCCGGGGAAAAGCGTCTCGAAGCCCCCTTCGGACGGGCGTGGCTCGACCACGCCGTCGGCGGCTCAGTCGTCAGCCCCGGATAGCGTGAACCAGACGTCGACGGTGATGCTGTCGGTCTGTACCTCGTTCCCGGTCGATCCGGGGAGGCGGTACTCGACGACCAGTTCGACCCGTTCGTCCGACGCCAGCCGGCCGAGCGAGAGGGGGCCGTCAGCGAGCGCGCCGATGGGGCGGAACGCCGTCCCGTCGCCGAACACCCACACCCGGCTGCCGTCGGCACGCTCGATCGACAGCCGGAGTTCGAGGGCGTTCTGGAGCTCACCCGCCCCGCGGCCGGGATCGCCGCCCGTGGCGTCGACCGCCGACTCCGGGCCGGTGCGCCCGTTCTCGAAGGAGAGGATCGAGACGCTCGACAGCGACAGTGTGCCTGACCCCGAGCCACGGTTCCTGATGGGGACGGTGTTCGTCCCGCTCGATCCCGGTTCGATCGCCCCCGGCCCCCCGTCCGCGGTGCCGTCGCCCGATCGCAGGCCGTCGGTGCCGAACAGCGACCCCGCTGCCGCGCCGTCGCCGAGCACCAGATCACCCGACGGGGCGGCGAGGTTCGTGACGCGCAGCGTGTAGCCGTCAGTCGCCGACAGGCGCCCGATCTCCTGCCCGCCGTCGAACATCACCGCGGTCACCGACACCCGTCCCCGGAACGCCGCGGTCGTGCCGTCGTTGGGGTTGTCGAAGCCGGCGGCCCGACCGTTGGCGGCGAGCACGACCTCGCCGAACAGGTCGCCCAGCGAGACCGTGTCGCCCGTCGATCGGGACGTCGACGTGACCTCCGCCCAGCCGTGTCCCGGCACCCACGACTGGACCACGACGACGACCGAGTCCGCACGGCCGTCCGCGGTGACGTTCCCGGTCAGGGCCGCGGATACGGTCGTCGGGCGGCCGTCCCGCTGGCGCACCGCCGCGGGGTCCGCGACCGATACGTCGATACTTCCCTCCGAAGCTCGTGTCGTCTCGGGCGTTCCCGATCCGTCCACCGGCGGCGTCGCCGTCACCGGTAGCGGGGGTGTCGGTGTCGACGGCGGCGTGTACTCGCCCGGGGTCGCCCCGACGAGGCTCGCATCCGTCGTGGCGTCGCTGTCGTCGGGGTCGAACCCACTGATCCCCGCGCCGACGAGCGCCAACACGAGCACGAGCGCCAGAACGGCCGAGCGGGGGAGCCTGTCGGCGGGTACCAACGACTGAAGCCACGGAACGAGCGCCGAACGGCCGACGCGAACGACGACTGGCGCGTTCCGGAGCGTCTCGTCGGCGCGAGTTCGCCCGCCGATGCGTGCCGGTCGGCGGTCGCCGTCCGCGTCCTCGAGAACTGCATCTCCGTGAGTCGGCGCAGCCACGCCGGCGAGATCCGCCGCCGACAGCGTCGCGTTCGCTATCCGACCGTCGACGCCCACTCGCCCGCCGGGCAGCACGAGCACGTGATCACCCTGCGAGAGGGCCGACCGATCGACGGACTCGGTCCGCAGCGGGGACGCGTTCGGGTCCTCGACGCGACGCAGGCTCACGGCCTCGCTCATTCCCGCGCCTCGCGTCGGCCCGGGCCGGGGAGCCGTCCGGGCCCCGTCGTTCGTCCCTGTTTCATGAGGTATGTATACCGGTAGGAAGCGTAAAGCTACCGTGAGATACTCTATCTCGTGTGAAACAACGCGCCTCCGATGACGCCGCTCACGGCACCGAGATCGACTCGGCGCCCTGCACCGTTTTCCCGGCCGACGCTACAGGAGGAACTCCTCCTCGCGCTCGGCCATGTCGTGGAACGCGTCGGCGGCGTCGATCAGCTCCTCCGCGGTCGAACTCTCGAAGCAGAACACCTCGACGCGGACCCCTTCGTGGCGCAGGTGTGAGCAGAGGCGGGCGAAGTCGCCGTCGCCGCTGGCGAGCACCAGTGTGTCCACCTTCTCCGCCAGCGTCACGGCGTCGAGCACGATCCCCACGTCCCAGTCGGCCTTCTGGGAGCCGTCGCCGAACGTCTTGATCTCCTTGATCTTGCGCTCGAAGCCGATCTCCTCCAGCGCGTCGAAGAAGGACTCCTCCTCCGGGGAGTCCGCGCGGATCACGTACGCCAGCGCACGGACGAGTTCGCGGTCCATCACCGACTTCTCCAGCAGCGCCGAGTAGTCGATGTTCCGGGAGTAGAGGCTCTGGGCCGTGTGGTAGAGGTTCTGCGCGTCGGCGAGCACTGCGACGCGCTGGCCCTCGTGGATCTCGGTCATTGTCCGTTCCTCGCTCGGCATCCGTTAAAAAATGCCGTCTCCCGGGCCGGCCGGAGTCAGAACCGTTATGGTCGTCGGCGCTCCCGTACCAGCCGTGACGCGACCGCCGGCGATCGACGGCGCCGCCGCCCGCCGAGCCCCGGCTGTCGCACCCCGCCGCAGCAAACGCGACAAACGCTGATTTCTCCCGCTCTCGGCCGGGTAGCGTCCGGTCGTTGGCGACTTTCGATCGTACCGTGAAGCGACTGCTACACGCCACAGCCGACCACACCCAATGAGCACACCGTTCGGCGGGGTCTACCCCGCCATGACCACTCCCTTCCGGGAGGACCGAAGCATCGACCACGACCGCCTTGCTGCCGACGCCCAGCGCCTCGAAGCCGCCGGCGTCGACGGCCTCGTCCCCGTCGGCTCCACGGGCGAGTCCGCGACGCTGACCCACGACGAGCACGCACAGGTCGTCGAAACCGTCGTCGACGCCGTCGAGGACGTACCCGTTATCGCCGGTGCAGGGTCGAACGCGACCCACGAGGCCATCAGTCTCGCCGAGGACGCCGAAGCGGCCGGCGCCGACGCCATCCTGCTGATCTCGCCGTACTACAACAAGCCCGAGGCTGAGGGGTACATCGATCACTACCGCACCATCGCCGACAGCGTCGACCTGCCGGGGATCGTCTACAACGTTCCCTCGCGCACGGGCCGGAACGTCCCCGTCGACGTGGTGGCCGAACTCGCCGAGCACCCCAACGTCCAGGGGTACAAGGCCGCCAGCGGCGACCTCGGCCGCGTCTCCGAGGTGATCGAACGCACCCGCCACGAGGCGTTCTCGGTGCTCTCCGGCGACGACGGGCTCACACTGCCCATCTGCTCGCTGGGTGGCACGGGGACGATCAGCGTCGTCGCCAACCTCGAACCCGAGCGCACCGGCGCGATGGTCGGCGCCGCGACGGCCGACGACATGGGCCGCGCCCGCGACCTCCACTACGAACTCGCGCCGCTGGTCCGCGAGCTGTTCACCGAGACCAACCCCATCCCCGTGACGGAGGCGATGGCGATCCGCGAGGACCACCCGCCGTACGTTCGATCGCCGCTGACGCGGCTCTCGGAGGACTACCGCGAGCAACTCCGCGAGGTGCTGGCCGACCTCGCTGGCGACGCGCCGGAGGTGACCGCCTGATGTCGACCACCGCCGACCCGACACGGATCGTCGTCACCGGTGCGACCGGCCGGATGGGCGAGGAACTGCTCGACGCTGCGGGCGACCGGGCCGACGTTCTGGTCGTCGCCGCCGTCTCCCGGACGCCCGGGTCCGTCACTGCCGAAGCCGCGGTCGGAACGCACCTCGACGCGACGCTTTCCGACGAGGAGCACGTCGACGCTGTCGTCGACTTCACCGCGCCGGAAGCGACGGCCGAGTACGCCGAGGTCGCCGCCGACCACGGCGTCGCGTTCGTCACCGGCACGACGGGGCTGGAGGGCCACGACGCCGACCCGCTCGGTGCGCTCGACGCTGCGAGCGAGTCGGTGGCGGTGCTCCACGCCAGCAACTTCTCGCGAGGGATCGCCGTGCTCCGGGGAGCGATCCGGGAGGCTGCGGCCTCGCTGCCGGGGTACGACGTGGAGGTCACGGAGACCCACCACGACGGCAAGCGCGACGCGCCCAGCGGCACCGCACGCACGCTCGTCGAAGACGTTCAGGACGAACGCCCGGATCTGACCGAGCGCCAGCACGGCCGCGAGGGCGAGCAGCCCCGCGACGCCGACGAGATCGGCGTCCACGCCCGCCGCGCCGGCGACGTGACCGGCGAGCACGAAGTGCTGTTCGCGGGCAACCGCGAGACCCTCTCGCTGTCGCACTCGGCGGGCGACCGCGGCGTGTTCGCCGAGGGGGCGCTCGACGCCGCCGTCGCCCTCGTGGATCGTGAGCCCGGCCGCTACCAGTTCGCTGAACTACTGGGGGAGTAACCACGCTACCAATGAGCCTCGAAACCGAGATCTCGGAGCTGTGGAACCGCTACGAAGACGGACTGACCGCTGAGGAGGCGGGCAGCAGCGAACTGGAGACGCTCGACGCGTTCCTCGCCGCGCTCGAAGCGGGGGAGTACCGCGCCGCCGAGAAAGTCGGGCCCGCGGAGTGGGAGGCCGTCGAGTGGGTGAAGCGCGGCGTCCTGCTCAACTTCGGCCTGCGCGAGACCACGCCCCGGACGTACGGCGGCGTCGACTACTACGACGTGCTCCCGCTGCGCTCGACCGACGACCTCGCGGACCGCAGCGCGCGCAACACGCCGGACGGAACGGTCCTCCGCCCGGGATCCTACCTCGGCGAGGACGTGATCATGATGTCGCCCAGCTTCGTCAACATCGGCGCGTACGTCGGCGACGACAGCCTCGTCGACTCCAACGACGTGGTGGGCTCCTGCGCCCAGATCGGCGACGGTGTCAAGATCGGCGCCAACACGCTGATCGGCGGCGTGCTCGAACCCGTCGAGGACGCGCCGGTGGTCGTCGAGGACGGCGTCTCGCTCGGCGCCGGCTGTCGGGTCACCTCGGGGTTCGTCGTCGGCGAGAACGCCGTCGTCGGCGAAGACACGCTGCTGACCCCGCGGATTCCGGTTTACGACCTCGTCGAGGAGGAGGTCCACTACGGCCGGCTGCCGCCGGAGCGCCGTGCGTTCCAGCGCTACGTCGAGTCCTCCGTCTCCGAGGAGGCGCTGATCCCCGGGAAGGCGTACAAGCCCGCGGTCGTCGCCACGAGTCTTGAGGAGGAGACGCTGGAGGCGACCCAGCGCGAAGGAGCGCTCCGGGAATGAGCTCTGACGAGCGCACGGACGAAACCGACGGCGGTCCGGCAGTCCGCCGGCTCACGGACTGGGACGGCGACCGCCTCGACGAACTGGCTGACGAGTACGGGACGCCGCTGTACGTGTTCGACCCCGTACGGGTCCGCGAGAACTGCCGGCGGCTCCGGGCGGCGTTCCCCGACGCCGAGATCCAGTACGCCGCGAAGGCTCACACCGCCCGCGAGACGCTCCGGACCGTCCACGACGAGGGGCTGGCGATCGAGTGCGCCTCGGCGGGTGAGGTCCGGCGCGCGCTCGATGCGGGCGTTCCCGGCCGGGACGTGACCTACACCGCGGTCAACCCACCTGCCCGCGACCTCGAGGTGGTGGTCGACGCGTGGCGGTCGAACCCGGAGCTCACGATCACCGCCGGCGCCGCGAACACGGTCGACCGCCTCGAAGAACGGGGGTTCGACGGCCGCCTGCGTCTCCGCGTCAACCCCGGCGTCGGCGCCGGCCACCACGAGAAGGTGGTGACGGGCGGCCACCCCAAGTTCGGCGTCGGGCTCGACCGCGCGCCGGCGCTCGCGGCGCGTGCGGCCGACACCTTCGAGTTCGCGGGGATCCACGCCCACGCCGGCTCCGGGATCTCGGGTGAGGACCTCGCGGACCACCGCGAACTGGTCCGCCGGCTGGGCGACCTCGCCCGCGACCTCGAAGCGGACGGGATCCCTGTCGAGACGGTCGACGTCGGCGGCGGCTTCGGCGTCCCGTACCGCGAGGAGGCGCCGGCGCTGGACCTCGACGCGGTCGCAGAGGCGACCCGCGAGGCGCTCGGGGAGATCGACGGTCGACTCGCGGTCGAACCCGGCCGCTACGTCGTCGCCGACGCGGGGGTCCTGCTGACTCGGGTGAACACCGTGAAGGAGGCGCCGTCGACCGTCGTCGCGGGCGTCGACGCCGGGATGACGACGCTGCTGCGCCCGGCGATGTACGACGCCTACCACGCGGTTCGGAACCCGGACGCAATAGGCCAGGAACGTGACACGGTCGGCGTCACGATCGCCGGCCCGGTGTGTGAGACCGCCGACCTGCTCTGTGAGAACCGGCCGCTGCCCAGGCCCGAACGCGGCGACCTGCTCGCGGTCGGCAACGCCGGCGCGTACGGCTACGAGATGGCCTCGACGTACAACTCCCGCCCTAGGCCAGCGGAGGTGACGCTCGACGGCGAGCTGCTCCGCCGGCGCGAGACGCTCGCGGACGTGAGCCGGTTCGACCGGGCGAAAGACTCGACCCCGCGGCGCCCGGAGGAGGAGCCATGAGCGCGGTCGCTTTCGAGAAGTACGACGGCGCGGGCAACGACTTCGTGGTGGTTGACGTCGACGGCGATTCGGTCGAGGACCGTGCCGCGTTCGCCCGCGTCCACTGCGACCGCGAGCTCGGCGTCGCGGACGACTCCGGCACGCGCCACGGCGCCGACGGCGTCCTCTTCCTTTCGCTCGAGGAGGGCGCCGACCCGTCGCGGGTGACGATGACGCTGATCCAGCCCGACGGCTCGATCGCGGAGATGTGCGGCAACGGTGCGCGCTGTGTGGCCGCGTGGGCCGCCGACCGATCCGGGGAGTCGACGTTCGACATCGAGACGCCCGCCGGCACTCGCCGCGCGGTCGTCGACGACGACACAGTCGCCGTGGAGATGGGCGTGCCGACGGTCGCCCCCGAGGACGTCCCGCTCGCGGGTGACGAACCGCTGATCGACGACACGCTCGACGAACTCGACGGGACGCCTGCCGTGAATCTCGACGTGACGGCGGTGAACACCGGCGTCCCCCACGCGGTCGCCTTCGTCGACGACGTGGACGACGTGGCGATCGACGCCGTCGCGCCGCCGATCCGCCACGCCGAGGCGTTCCCGGAGGGTGCGAACGTGACGTTCGCCTCGCCCGACGACGATGGGTTCCGCCAGCGCACCTACGAGCGCGGCGTCGAAGGGGAGACTCGGGCCTGCGGCACGGGCGCGGTCGCGGTCGCCGCGGCGGCGAAGCGGCTCGGCCGCCTCGGGACCGACGAGGAGTGGATCACCGTCACCCCGCCGGGCGGCGATCTCGCCGTCTCGGTGCCCGACGACCGCCCGGCACGGCTGCGTGGCCCCGCCGAGAAGCGGTTCGCGGGGGAGCTACCCGTCCCCGAGGACGACCGCCTCGCCGGCATTACCGGCGAGGCCGCGCTCGGCGCGGACCGCGTCGACGACGCATCGAGCGGGGGGGCCGAGCAGTGAGTTTCGACCCCGTCACGTTCCTCGAACGGGCCGTACAGGACGACTCGACCGAGGGGGTGAGCGGCACCCGCGACCTGCTGATCGACACACTCCGTGAGGCGGGACACGACCCACGGGTCGACGCCGCCGGGAACGTCCGGGCCAGCCGTGGCTCCGGATCACCCCACCTCGTCTTCAACACCCACGTCGACACTGTCGCACCGCACCTCCCTTTCGAGCGTGAGGGTGACAGGATCCGCGGGCGCGGCGCCTGCGATGCGAAGGGGCCGCTGGCCGCGCTGCTGTCGGGCTTTCTCGACGCCGAGATCGGGCAGGGAACGCTCACGCTCGCGGTCACGCCCGACGAGGAGACGCTCTCGACCGGCGCGCACGCGCTGCTGACCGGCGAAGTGGTCCCCGGCGGCCCGGGCGAGACGGGCGAGAGCGTCGATCCACTCCCGGCGGCCGACCCCGAACCGGACGCCTACGTCGTCGGCGAGCCGACGGGGCTCGACGTCTGCACCGCCGCACGCGGGCGGTTCGAGGGGACGGTGACCGTCGAGGGTGTCGCGGCCCACGCCGCCAGCCCCGGTTCGGGCGTGAACGCCGTCTCGGCGGCTGGTCGGCTGCTGGGAGCGCTGGAGTCGTTCGAGAACGTCGACGCTCACCCGCAGTTGGGCGCGGCGACGCTAGTCCCCACGGGGATCGACGGTGGCGAGTCGTCGAACCAGGTGCCCGCCCGCTGTGCGATCACGATCGACCGACGGAGCGTTCCCCCGGAGACGGCCGAGGGGTTCCGTGCAGCGCTCGAAACACACCTCTCGGGCGTGCTCGGCGGCGACGCCGCCGAGCTGTCGGTATCGCTGACCGAGCGGGAGACGCCGTTCCTCGAAGCGTTCGCGACCGACACCGACGAGCCGGT
It encodes the following:
- a CDS encoding M20/M25/M40 family metallo-hydrolase is translated as MSFDPVTFLERAVQDDSTEGVSGTRDLLIDTLREAGHDPRVDAAGNVRASRGSGSPHLVFNTHVDTVAPHLPFEREGDRIRGRGACDAKGPLAALLSGFLDAEIGQGTLTLAVTPDEETLSTGAHALLTGEVVPGGPGETGESVDPLPAADPEPDAYVVGEPTGLDVCTAARGRFEGTVTVEGVAAHAASPGSGVNAVSAAGRLLGALESFENVDAHPQLGAATLVPTGIDGGESSNQVPARCAITIDRRSVPPETAEGFRAALETHLSGVLGGDAAELSVSLTERETPFLEAFATDTDEPVVDAIADAAASASEAAGLGERGEVRPFGAATEASYFAPAPTVVFGPGHLADDDGAVAHAEREYVDAASVRAAATAVREAAERLLDGGG
- the dapB gene encoding 4-hydroxy-tetrahydrodipicolinate reductase, whose translation is MSTTADPTRIVVTGATGRMGEELLDAAGDRADVLVVAAVSRTPGSVTAEAAVGTHLDATLSDEEHVDAVVDFTAPEATAEYAEVAADHGVAFVTGTTGLEGHDADPLGALDAASESVAVLHASNFSRGIAVLRGAIREAAASLPGYDVEVTETHHDGKRDAPSGTARTLVEDVQDERPDLTERQHGREGEQPRDADEIGVHARRAGDVTGEHEVLFAGNRETLSLSHSAGDRGVFAEGALDAAVALVDREPGRYQFAELLGE
- the dapF gene encoding diaminopimelate epimerase → MSAVAFEKYDGAGNDFVVVDVDGDSVEDRAAFARVHCDRELGVADDSGTRHGADGVLFLSLEEGADPSRVTMTLIQPDGSIAEMCGNGARCVAAWAADRSGESTFDIETPAGTRRAVVDDDTVAVEMGVPTVAPEDVPLAGDEPLIDDTLDELDGTPAVNLDVTAVNTGVPHAVAFVDDVDDVAIDAVAPPIRHAEAFPEGANVTFASPDDDGFRQRTYERGVEGETRACGTGAVAVAAAAKRLGRLGTDEEWITVTPPGGDLAVSVPDDRPARLRGPAEKRFAGELPVPEDDRLAGITGEAALGADRVDDASSGGAEQ
- a CDS encoding 2,3,4,5-tetrahydropyridine-2,6-dicarboxylate N-succinyltransferase, whose protein sequence is MSLETEISELWNRYEDGLTAEEAGSSELETLDAFLAALEAGEYRAAEKVGPAEWEAVEWVKRGVLLNFGLRETTPRTYGGVDYYDVLPLRSTDDLADRSARNTPDGTVLRPGSYLGEDVIMMSPSFVNIGAYVGDDSLVDSNDVVGSCAQIGDGVKIGANTLIGGVLEPVEDAPVVVEDGVSLGAGCRVTSGFVVGENAVVGEDTLLTPRIPVYDLVEEEVHYGRLPPERRAFQRYVESSVSEEALIPGKAYKPAVVATSLEEETLEATQREGALRE
- a CDS encoding PUA domain-containing protein, producing MAKTSRADLRTTADYQFGRGAGEALFPAEAHLEIDYSTGGRPSQIHAPDGRLASMGTDGRFTLGFAGGRRLHDHLDAPAYRVFVGDESEPFVREGENTFAKFVGECGGEIRAGDEVMVVHEGGELLGVGRAELSASEILDFSTGMAVMVREGVEEYVDSS
- the dapA gene encoding 4-hydroxy-tetrahydrodipicolinate synthase → MSTPFGGVYPAMTTPFREDRSIDHDRLAADAQRLEAAGVDGLVPVGSTGESATLTHDEHAQVVETVVDAVEDVPVIAGAGSNATHEAISLAEDAEAAGADAILLISPYYNKPEAEGYIDHYRTIADSVDLPGIVYNVPSRTGRNVPVDVVAELAEHPNVQGYKAASGDLGRVSEVIERTRHEAFSVLSGDDGLTLPICSLGGTGTISVVANLEPERTGAMVGAATADDMGRARDLHYELAPLVRELFTETNPIPVTEAMAIREDHPPYVRSPLTRLSEDYREQLREVLADLAGDAPEVTA
- a CDS encoding NYN domain-containing protein; protein product: MTEIHEGQRVAVLADAQNLYHTAQSLYSRNIDYSALLEKSVMDRELVRALAYVIRADSPEEESFFDALEEIGFERKIKEIKTFGDGSQKADWDVGIVLDAVTLAEKVDTLVLASGDGDFARLCSHLRHEGVRVEVFCFESSTAEELIDAADAFHDMAEREEEFLL
- the lysA gene encoding diaminopimelate decarboxylase — its product is MSSDERTDETDGGPAVRRLTDWDGDRLDELADEYGTPLYVFDPVRVRENCRRLRAAFPDAEIQYAAKAHTARETLRTVHDEGLAIECASAGEVRRALDAGVPGRDVTYTAVNPPARDLEVVVDAWRSNPELTITAGAANTVDRLEERGFDGRLRLRVNPGVGAGHHEKVVTGGHPKFGVGLDRAPALAARAADTFEFAGIHAHAGSGISGEDLADHRELVRRLGDLARDLEADGIPVETVDVGGGFGVPYREEAPALDLDAVAEATREALGEIDGRLAVEPGRYVVADAGVLLTRVNTVKEAPSTVVAGVDAGMTTLLRPAMYDAYHAVRNPDAIGQERDTVGVTIAGPVCETADLLCENRPLPRPERGDLLAVGNAGAYGYEMASTYNSRPRPAEVTLDGELLRRRETLADVSRFDRAKDSTPRRPEEEP